The Actinomadura sp. WMMB 499 genome includes a window with the following:
- a CDS encoding EF-hand domain-containing protein, which yields MSSIEEYRPTFDLVDVDGDGHISMAELQNLMRALGLAPDRTRAVELVVESDLDRDGKISLEEFAALMERTRS from the coding sequence ATGAGCAGCATCGAGGAGTACAGGCCCACGTTCGACCTCGTCGACGTCGACGGTGACGGCCACATCTCGATGGCCGAGCTGCAGAACCTCATGCGCGCTCTGGGGCTCGCTCCCGACCGGACGCGCGCGGTCGAGCTGGTCGTCGAGAGCGACCTCGACCGCGACGGCAAGATCTCTCTCGAGGAGTTCGCCGCGCTGATGGAGCGCACCCGGAGCTGA
- a CDS encoding glycerophosphodiester phosphodiesterase: MRRSYEFLDHPGPIPFAHRGGAGGRPENSMAAFQRALDLGYRYLETDAHATADGVVVAFHDRTLDRVTDRTGTVSRLPYSEVARARIEGTEPIPRLEDVLGAWPEARVNIDLKDAPVIGPLAEVLHRTNAWHRVCLTSFSTRRLAQMRARLPLYTDRDVCTALGPRGVMALRAKSYGGPTAKLVRLAATGVACAQVPYGLGPLPFVTEAFVATAHRLGLQVHAWTVNEEAAMERLLDLGVDGIMTDELTTLRHVLASRGLWERPSPATARRVSG, from the coding sequence GTGCGCCGCTCGTACGAATTCCTCGACCACCCCGGGCCCATCCCGTTCGCCCACCGGGGCGGCGCCGGCGGCCGTCCGGAGAACTCCATGGCCGCCTTCCAGCGGGCGCTCGACCTCGGCTACCGCTACCTGGAGACCGACGCGCACGCCACCGCCGACGGTGTCGTGGTCGCCTTCCACGACCGCACGCTGGACCGGGTGACCGACCGGACCGGAACGGTCTCCCGGCTCCCCTACTCCGAGGTCGCGCGGGCCCGGATCGAGGGCACCGAGCCGATCCCCCGGCTGGAGGACGTCCTGGGCGCGTGGCCGGAGGCGCGGGTCAACATCGACCTGAAGGACGCACCGGTCATCGGGCCGCTCGCCGAGGTGCTGCACCGCACCAACGCCTGGCACCGGGTGTGCCTCACCTCGTTCTCCACCCGCAGGCTGGCGCAGATGCGGGCGCGCCTGCCGCTGTACACCGACCGGGACGTGTGCACGGCGCTGGGCCCGCGCGGGGTGATGGCGCTGCGCGCCAAGTCCTACGGCGGGCCGACCGCCAAGCTGGTGCGGCTCGCCGCCACGGGCGTGGCGTGCGCACAGGTGCCCTACGGGCTGGGCCCGCTGCCGTTCGTGACCGAGGCGTTCGTCGCGACGGCGCACCGCCTGGGACTGCAGGTGCACGCCTGGACGGTGAACGAGGAGGCCGCGATGGAGCGGCTGCTGGACCTCGGCGTCGACGGCATCATGACCGACGAGCTGACCACCCTCCGGCACGTCCTGGCGTCCCGGGGGCTGTGGGAGCGCCCCTCCCCCGCGACGGCGCGGCGCGTCAGCGGCTGA
- a CDS encoding type II toxin-antitoxin system Phd/YefM family antitoxin, whose protein sequence is MDVPVTEARAQFADLVNRVAYTGEPVKLTRRGKVMAALVSPEDLELLEMVRSQRVELTQAGQAPPQQPADRPQAAPLRVAAEYRPPGFSR, encoded by the coding sequence GTGGATGTTCCGGTAACCGAAGCACGCGCCCAGTTCGCGGACCTCGTCAACCGGGTCGCCTACACCGGCGAGCCCGTGAAGCTGACGCGGCGGGGCAAGGTGATGGCCGCACTGGTCTCTCCGGAAGATCTGGAGCTGCTGGAGATGGTGCGGTCGCAGCGGGTCGAGCTGACCCAGGCGGGGCAGGCGCCACCGCAGCAGCCCGCCGACCGGCCCCAGGCGGCGCCGCTGCGCGTGGCCGCCGAGTACCGGCCGCCCGGGTTCAGCCGCTGA
- a CDS encoding ClpP family protease: MNEEPRPLPGERRTETPPGTHAPRVRAKVAEAPLLAEAQLFERLLAQRIVFLGTEIDDQVANRVNAQLLLLAAQDARRDITIYVNSPGGVVDAGMAIYDMMQFVPNDISTVAMGMAASMGQTLLCAGTAGKRYALRHARVMMHQPHGGIGGTASDIKIQAEQSLYLKQTLAERTAFHTGQPLERIQADSDRDRWFTADQAREYGFIDHVIDSTDRVGS; encoded by the coding sequence ATGAACGAGGAGCCGAGGCCCCTGCCCGGTGAGCGGCGGACGGAGACCCCACCCGGCACCCACGCGCCCCGCGTCCGCGCCAAGGTCGCCGAGGCGCCGCTGCTCGCGGAGGCGCAGCTGTTCGAGCGGCTGCTCGCGCAGCGCATCGTGTTCCTCGGGACCGAGATCGACGACCAGGTCGCCAACCGGGTGAACGCCCAGCTGCTGCTGCTCGCGGCGCAGGACGCGCGGCGCGATATCACCATCTACGTCAACTCCCCCGGCGGGGTCGTCGACGCCGGCATGGCGATCTACGACATGATGCAATTCGTCCCGAACGACATCTCCACCGTCGCGATGGGCATGGCCGCATCCATGGGACAGACACTGCTGTGCGCGGGAACGGCCGGCAAGCGCTACGCGCTGCGGCACGCGCGCGTCATGATGCATCAGCCGCACGGCGGCATCGGCGGCACCGCGTCCGACATCAAGATCCAGGCCGAGCAGTCGCTCTACCTGAAGCAGACCCTTGCCGAGCGGACCGCGTTCCACACCGGGCAGCCGCTGGAGCGGATCCAGGCCGACTCCGACCGGGACCGGTGGTTCACCGCCGACCAGGCCCGCGAGTACGGGTTCATCGACCACGTCATCGACAGCACGGACCGGGTGGGATCGTGA
- a CDS encoding ATP-dependent Clp protease proteolytic subunit — protein MRAEKRSLVPSYEEQTPYGRKETDPYNKLFEDRIVFLGTPVDDVSANDVTAQMLALEGIDPDRRIALYINSPGGSLTAMMAIHDTMQYVRPEVETTCVGQAGSAAAVLLAAGTPGKRAALASARILLHEPEVGVSRGQSSDLQIQAEEVLRLRTQTEAIVAEATGKDPETVRADLDRERYFTAQEALEYGLIDEVLTSRR, from the coding sequence ATGCGGGCCGAGAAACGCTCCCTCGTCCCGTCCTACGAGGAGCAGACGCCCTACGGGCGCAAGGAGACCGACCCCTACAACAAGCTCTTCGAGGACCGCATCGTGTTCCTCGGGACGCCGGTCGACGACGTCAGCGCCAACGACGTCACGGCCCAGATGCTGGCGCTGGAGGGGATCGACCCCGACCGGCGCATCGCCCTCTACATCAACTCCCCGGGCGGGTCGCTGACGGCGATGATGGCGATCCACGACACGATGCAGTACGTCCGCCCGGAAGTGGAGACCACCTGCGTGGGGCAGGCCGGTTCGGCGGCGGCCGTGCTGCTGGCGGCCGGGACGCCCGGCAAGCGCGCCGCGCTCGCCAGCGCCCGGATCCTGCTGCACGAGCCGGAGGTCGGGGTGTCCCGCGGCCAGTCGAGCGACCTGCAGATCCAGGCCGAGGAGGTGCTGCGCCTGCGGACCCAGACCGAGGCGATCGTCGCCGAGGCGACCGGCAAGGACCCCGAGACCGTCCGCGCCGACCTGGACCGCGAACGCTACTTCACCGCCCAGGAGGCCCTGGAGTACGGGCTGATCGACGAGGTCCTGACCTCCCGCCGGTGA
- a CDS encoding RNA polymerase-binding protein RbpA, whose translation MAERALRGTRLGATSYENDRNTDLAPRQEVDYTCTKGHRFTVTLAAEAEVPMTWECRNCGAMALRVDGELPQAKKGKPPRTHWDMLMERRTVEDLEEVLAERLEILRAGRRKTA comes from the coding sequence ATGGCCGAGCGCGCACTTCGCGGCACCCGACTCGGAGCGACGAGCTACGAGAACGATCGCAACACCGATCTGGCCCCTCGGCAAGAGGTGGACTACACCTGCACCAAGGGCCACCGGTTCACCGTGACGCTCGCAGCCGAGGCCGAGGTGCCGATGACCTGGGAATGCCGCAACTGCGGCGCCATGGCCCTGCGGGTCGACGGCGAGCTGCCCCAAGCGAAGAAGGGCAAGCCGCCGCGGACGCACTGGGACATGCTCATGGAACGCCGGACGGTCGAGGACCTCGAGGAGGTTCTGGCCGAGCGGCTGGAGATCCTGCGGGCGGGGCGCAGGAAGACCGCCTGA
- a CDS encoding response regulator transcription factor, producing the protein MTVRVIVADDQEVVRAGFGALLGTQPDFAVVATADDGAGAVRACGEHRPDVVLMDVRMPVMDGIEATRRVTAAPGAPRVLMLTTFDLDEHVYDALVAGASGFLLKDVTAERLFDAVRVVAAGEALLAPTVTRRLIGEFARLRPRPPSAALDVLTPRETEVLRLVAEGLTNAEIAGRLVVGEETVKTHVSRVLRKLDLRDRVQAVVAAYETGLVLPRAR; encoded by the coding sequence GTGACCGTCCGGGTGATCGTGGCCGACGACCAGGAGGTCGTCCGCGCGGGCTTCGGGGCCCTGCTGGGCACGCAGCCCGACTTCGCCGTGGTGGCGACGGCCGACGACGGCGCGGGCGCGGTGCGCGCCTGCGGCGAGCACCGGCCGGACGTGGTGCTGATGGACGTGCGGATGCCGGTGATGGACGGGATCGAGGCGACCCGCCGCGTCACCGCCGCGCCCGGCGCGCCGCGGGTGCTGATGCTGACCACGTTCGATCTCGACGAGCACGTCTACGACGCGCTGGTGGCGGGCGCCAGCGGGTTCCTGCTCAAGGACGTGACGGCCGAGCGGCTGTTCGACGCGGTCCGGGTCGTGGCCGCCGGGGAGGCGCTGCTCGCGCCGACCGTCACCCGGCGGCTCATCGGCGAGTTCGCGCGGCTGCGGCCCCGCCCTCCGTCCGCCGCCCTGGACGTCCTGACGCCCCGCGAGACCGAGGTGCTGCGGCTGGTCGCCGAGGGCCTGACCAACGCCGAGATCGCCGGGCGGCTCGTGGTGGGGGAGGAGACGGTCAAGACGCACGTCAGCCGCGTCCTGCGCAAGCTGGACCTGCGCGACCGCGTTCAGGCCGTCGTGGCGGCCTACGAGACCGGCCTGGTGCTGCCCCGCGCCCGCTGA
- a CDS encoding sensor histidine kinase, which produces MTRIGEWRWPAAGGCLAAAAVAEAVLRAGGPGSALPLALVLDVSATLPLVLLRGPAAAPGASGGSGGHGPAAAATITVAAVAASLLHRGAALAATAALLAVWAVLARRRVLRRRAAADAADASRRAVEHTLLEHTARGERARIARELHDVVAHHISMISVQAETARLAVPGMPADGAERLLAIGDTARTALTEMRRLLGVLREDAGGPDGAPDRRPQPGLQQLLDLIDEARDGSGAAARLIVSGPVAALDPGVELTAYRIVQEALTNARRHAPGAAVDVELAYTGEGLRLAVRDNGPGPAAPAVPGGHGLPGMRERVAAVGGELRTGAGPVGGFAVEAVLPAASPDAHRAAVPGAPAGTAR; this is translated from the coding sequence GTGACGCGGATCGGGGAATGGCGGTGGCCGGCGGCGGGCGGCTGCCTGGCCGCCGCCGCCGTCGCCGAGGCGGTGCTGCGCGCCGGCGGGCCCGGCTCCGCCCTGCCGCTCGCGCTCGTGCTCGACGTGTCGGCCACGCTCCCGCTGGTCCTGCTGCGCGGCCCCGCCGCCGCCCCGGGAGCGTCGGGCGGCTCCGGCGGGCACGGTCCGGCGGCCGCCGCCACCATCACCGTCGCCGCCGTCGCGGCGTCCCTGCTGCATCGCGGGGCGGCGCTGGCCGCCACGGCCGCGCTCCTGGCCGTCTGGGCCGTGCTCGCCCGCCGCCGGGTGCTGCGCCGCCGCGCGGCGGCCGACGCGGCCGACGCGTCCCGCCGGGCGGTCGAGCACACGCTGCTGGAGCACACCGCGCGCGGCGAGCGGGCCCGCATCGCCCGCGAGCTGCACGACGTGGTCGCCCACCACATCTCGATGATCTCCGTCCAGGCGGAGACGGCGCGGCTGGCCGTTCCCGGCATGCCCGCCGACGGCGCCGAGCGGCTGCTGGCCATCGGCGACACCGCCCGCACGGCGCTCACCGAGATGCGGCGGCTGCTGGGGGTGCTGCGCGAGGACGCCGGGGGACCGGACGGCGCCCCGGACCGCCGTCCCCAGCCCGGTCTGCAGCAGCTGCTGGACCTCATCGACGAGGCCCGTGACGGTTCGGGCGCCGCGGCCCGCCTGATCGTCAGCGGGCCCGTCGCCGCGCTGGATCCGGGCGTGGAACTGACCGCCTACCGGATCGTGCAGGAGGCCCTCACCAACGCGCGGCGGCACGCGCCCGGCGCCGCCGTCGACGTCGAGCTCGCCTATACGGGGGAGGGGCTGCGGCTGGCGGTGCGCGACAACGGCCCGGGCCCCGCGGCCCCCGCGGTGCCCGGCGGGCACGGCCTGCCGGGCATGCGCGAGCGCGTCGCGGCGGTCGGCGGGGAGTTGCGCACCGGCGCGGGCCCGGTCGGCGGGTTCGCCGTGGAGGCGGTCCTGCCCGCCGCGTCACCGGACGCGCACCGCGCGGCCGTCCCCGGCGCCCCGGCGGGGACGGCGCGGTGA
- a CDS encoding ABC transporter ATP-binding protein: protein MEATIEVRGLRKRYGTAVAVDGLSFTVEPGRVTGFVGPNGSGKTTTMRMILGLDRPDAGTALVGGHPYRSLRTPLCRLGSMLDAGAVHPARRARDHLLWLARANGIPSRRVGEVLELAGLAGVARRPAGGFSLGMRQRLGIAAALLGDPPALMFDEPVNGLDPEGVAWIRGLLRSLAAEGRAVLVSSHLMSELEGGADHLVVIGRGRLIADTGVAALLAAASGGRVEVRTSARRDAMTVLANAGATVTSPGRDAVTVSGLPAERVVGLLAGAGVPFSEVGAHRASLEEAYMELTRDAVEFRAVSGTSPAAEHAADPAGAGPADAGADGGETPGRGAS, encoded by the coding sequence ATGGAAGCGACCATCGAAGTGCGCGGCCTGCGCAAACGGTACGGGACGGCCGTCGCCGTCGACGGGCTGTCGTTCACGGTCGAACCCGGACGGGTCACCGGGTTCGTCGGGCCGAACGGCTCGGGCAAGACGACCACGATGCGGATGATCCTCGGCCTGGACCGGCCCGACGCGGGAACGGCCCTGGTCGGCGGGCACCCCTACCGGTCGCTGCGGACGCCGCTGTGCCGGCTCGGCAGCATGCTGGACGCCGGGGCGGTGCATCCGGCGCGGCGCGCCCGCGACCATCTGCTGTGGCTGGCGCGCGCGAACGGGATCCCCTCGCGGCGGGTCGGCGAGGTGCTGGAGCTGGCGGGGCTGGCGGGCGTCGCGCGGCGCCCGGCCGGAGGGTTCTCGCTGGGGATGCGGCAGCGGCTGGGCATCGCGGCGGCGCTGCTGGGCGACCCGCCCGCGCTGATGTTCGACGAGCCGGTCAACGGGCTGGACCCCGAGGGCGTGGCCTGGATCCGGGGCCTGCTGCGGTCGCTGGCCGCCGAGGGCCGCGCGGTGCTGGTGTCGAGCCATCTGATGAGCGAACTGGAGGGCGGCGCCGACCACCTGGTGGTGATCGGGCGCGGACGCCTGATCGCCGACACGGGCGTCGCGGCGCTGCTGGCGGCGGCGTCGGGCGGGCGGGTCGAGGTGCGCACGTCCGCGCGGCGGGACGCGATGACGGTGCTGGCGAACGCGGGCGCGACGGTGACGTCGCCGGGACGCGACGCGGTGACGGTGTCGGGCCTGCCCGCCGAACGTGTCGTCGGGCTGCTGGCGGGGGCCGGGGTGCCGTTCTCGGAGGTCGGCGCGCACCGGGCGTCCCTGGAGGAGGCGTACATGGAACTGACCAGGGACGCCGTGGAGTTCCGCGCCGTCTCCGGAACGTCCCCCGCCGCCGAGCACGCCGCCGATCCGGCGGGCGCGGGACCGGCCGATGCCGGAGCGGATGGTGGGGAAACGCCGGGCCGGGGGGCGTCATGA
- a CDS encoding ABC transporter permease subunit — translation MTTTPYRSTVRAGGDGFGRLLLAEWTKLRSVPRWLLTLAAAVVLTVLVALLTAAGTQSTGGGGSGPAPDLPPAVTDQGHYTYRTLTGDGSIVARVASQRADRAWAKAGLMVRAGAEPGAPYAAIMVTPGHGVRLQTGYESGGQGGGSGTAPHWVRLDRSGPTVTGYASADGRAWRRIGAVRLDGLPETVAAGLFVASPDEIEVVRQFGGEVISGHPTDTTATFDGVAVRGAWRDSAGGSGGSEGAWRDRAGPGGPAAPEGAGSTRAGGAFTLTGSGDIGPDLFSDDTTRTALTGVLIGQAAIVTLAVLFVTSEFRRRMIAVTLAATPRRGRVLAAKAAVVAAAGLAAGLAAALGALLVTGAGGRPVPPLTDGAVLRAVLGTGLLLAVVAVLALAVAVIVRRTAPAIALVLLALLVPQIVATGLPVSAARWLERVTPAAGFAVQQTVPRYDTAIGPWAGLGVLCAYAAVALAAAAWLLRRRDA, via the coding sequence ATGACGACGACGCCGTACCGGAGCACCGTCCGGGCGGGCGGCGACGGGTTCGGGCGGCTCCTGCTGGCCGAGTGGACGAAGCTGCGGTCCGTCCCCCGCTGGCTGCTCACCCTCGCCGCCGCGGTCGTCCTGACCGTCCTGGTGGCGCTGCTGACCGCGGCGGGGACGCAGTCGACGGGCGGCGGCGGATCGGGGCCCGCGCCGGACCTGCCCCCGGCGGTCACCGACCAGGGCCACTACACCTACCGGACGCTCACCGGGGACGGGAGCATCGTCGCGCGCGTCGCGTCCCAGCGGGCGGACCGGGCGTGGGCGAAGGCGGGGCTCATGGTCCGGGCCGGCGCCGAGCCCGGCGCCCCCTACGCGGCGATCATGGTGACGCCCGGGCACGGGGTGCGGCTGCAGACCGGTTACGAGAGCGGCGGGCAGGGCGGCGGGAGCGGCACGGCGCCGCACTGGGTGCGGCTGGACCGGTCGGGGCCGACCGTGACCGGGTACGCGTCGGCGGACGGCCGCGCCTGGCGGCGGATCGGCGCGGTGCGGCTGGACGGCCTGCCGGAGACGGTGGCGGCGGGCCTGTTCGTCGCCTCCCCCGACGAGATCGAGGTGGTGCGGCAGTTCGGCGGCGAGGTGATCTCCGGGCACCCGACCGACACGACGGCCACGTTCGACGGCGTCGCCGTGCGCGGTGCCTGGCGGGACTCCGCGGGCGGCTCGGGCGGCTCGGAGGGCGCGTGGCGGGACCGGGCCGGGCCCGGCGGTCCGGCCGCGCCCGAGGGCGCCGGGTCCACCCGCGCCGGCGGCGCCTTCACGCTGACGGGGTCGGGCGACATCGGCCCGGACCTGTTCTCCGACGACACGACCCGCACGGCCCTGACCGGGGTGCTGATCGGGCAGGCGGCGATCGTGACGCTGGCGGTGCTGTTCGTCACCTCCGAGTTCCGCCGCCGGATGATCGCGGTGACGCTGGCGGCGACGCCGCGGCGGGGCCGGGTGCTGGCGGCCAAGGCCGCGGTGGTCGCGGCGGCGGGGCTGGCGGCGGGGCTGGCGGCCGCGCTCGGCGCGCTGCTGGTCACCGGCGCCGGCGGGCGGCCGGTGCCGCCGCTGACCGACGGCGCGGTGCTGCGCGCGGTGCTGGGCACCGGGCTGCTGCTGGCGGTGGTCGCGGTGCTGGCGCTGGCGGTCGCGGTGATCGTGCGGCGCACCGCCCCGGCGATCGCGCTCGTCCTGCTCGCGCTGCTGGTGCCGCAGATCGTCGCGACCGGGCTGCCGGTGTCGGCGGCGCGGTGGCTGGAGCGGGTCACCCCGGCGGCGGGGTTCGCGGTGCAGCAGACCGTCCCGCGCTACGACACGGCGATCGGGCCGTGGGCGGGCCTGGGCGTGCTGTGCGCGTACGCGGCGGTGGCGCTGGCGGCCGCGGCGTGGCTGCTGCGGCGGAGGGACGCGTGA
- a CDS encoding ABC transporter permease encodes MSGRPAAAGRALRAEWTKLRTLRSTGWLLFALAASTVAAGAAAMWPVDTANCPSPARCFEDTPRLSLSGVRVGQVAAVVLGVLAIGGEYGTRTIVPTLAAVPRRGLVLAAKAAVVAVLVAAAGAAGVAGSLVAGRFILPRGGFTAAAGYPPLSVLDGPTARAAAGSVLYLVLVALLGLGAAAAARGTAGGLTGVLGLLWAAPVVVPLLGDDRWQERLERFAPMPAGLAVQATRALDRLPVGPWAGLGVLAGWAVPALLLGWAVLARRDA; translated from the coding sequence GTGAGCGGGCGGCCCGCGGCGGCGGGGCGGGCGCTGCGCGCCGAGTGGACCAAGCTGCGGACGCTGCGCAGTACCGGGTGGCTGCTGTTCGCGCTGGCGGCGTCGACGGTCGCGGCGGGCGCTGCGGCGATGTGGCCGGTGGACACCGCGAACTGCCCGTCCCCGGCGCGGTGCTTCGAGGACACCCCGCGGCTGAGCCTGTCGGGCGTCCGGGTGGGTCAGGTCGCTGCGGTGGTGCTGGGGGTGCTGGCAATCGGCGGCGAGTACGGGACCCGCACGATCGTGCCGACGCTGGCGGCGGTGCCCCGGCGGGGGCTGGTGCTGGCGGCGAAGGCGGCGGTGGTCGCCGTCCTCGTCGCCGCGGCCGGGGCGGCGGGGGTGGCGGGGTCGCTGGTGGCGGGCCGGTTCATCCTGCCGCGGGGCGGGTTCACGGCGGCGGCCGGTTATCCGCCGCTGTCGGTGCTGGACGGCCCGACGGCGCGGGCCGCGGCGGGCTCGGTGCTCTACCTGGTGCTGGTGGCGCTGCTGGGGCTGGGCGCGGCCGCGGCCGCCCGCGGCACCGCCGGGGGCCTGACGGGCGTGCTGGGGCTGCTGTGGGCCGCGCCGGTGGTCGTCCCGCTGCTGGGGGACGACCGGTGGCAGGAGCGGCTGGAGCGGTTCGCGCCGATGCCGGCGGGTCTGGCGGTGCAGGCGACGCGGGCGCTGGACCGGCTGCCGGTCGGGCCGTGGGCGGGGCTGGGGGTGCTGGCCGGCTGGGCGGTGCCGGCACTGCTGCTGGGCTGGGCGGTGCTGGCGCGCCGCGATGCCTGA
- a CDS encoding FxsA family protein gives MLPLALVLAFLLLPVLEIYVIIQVGGLIGAWPTVALLVAESLLGAWIVRREGRRAWRALQETFGRGALPDRELADAALVLIGGTLLLTPGFVTDVVGFAFVLPFTRPLARGLLSRWAARRMRIAQARSSAMFPPAGPGAGPFAGDGRDGLGGFGPFGAPRRDAGTPSGPVVPGEVIDPDADPGPSSGPSSGRGAERDPDRGAGDKPLTP, from the coding sequence ATGCTGCCGCTCGCACTGGTCCTGGCGTTCCTGCTGTTGCCGGTCCTGGAGATCTACGTGATCATCCAGGTCGGCGGGCTGATCGGCGCCTGGCCGACGGTCGCGCTGCTGGTCGCCGAGAGCCTGCTGGGCGCCTGGATCGTCCGCCGCGAGGGCCGCCGCGCCTGGCGGGCCCTGCAGGAGACCTTCGGCCGCGGCGCGCTCCCCGACCGCGAACTCGCCGACGCCGCGCTCGTCCTGATCGGCGGGACGCTGCTGCTGACCCCCGGATTCGTCACCGACGTCGTCGGGTTCGCGTTCGTGCTGCCCTTCACCCGCCCCCTGGCCCGGGGGCTGCTGTCGCGGTGGGCGGCGCGCCGGATGCGGATCGCGCAGGCCCGCTCGTCGGCCATGTTCCCGCCCGCCGGACCGGGCGCCGGTCCCTTCGCCGGGGACGGCCGGGACGGCCTCGGCGGGTTCGGTCCCTTCGGCGCCCCCCGCCGCGACGCCGGGACGCCGAGCGGCCCCGTCGTCCCCGGCGAGGTCATCGACCCCGACGCCGACCCCGGCCCCTCCTCAGGCCCCTCCTCCGGCCGGGGCGCGGAACGGGACCCCGATCGGGGCGCGGGCGACAAGCCGCTCACTCCCTGA
- a CDS encoding polyprenol monophosphomannose synthase, with the protein MEMPAELGRVLVIIPTYNERDNVERITGRVREAVPSVDVLIVDDASPDGTGEVADAMAAGDPKIAVLHRQGKDGLGPAYIAGFRWAAERGYDVMVEMDADGSHQPEELPRLLSALEDADLVIGARWVPGGRVENWPKRREALSRGANTYARLMLGIPLHDATGGYRAFRAATLQKIGLEEVDSRGYCFQIDLALRALREGLRVVEVPITFVERVHGTSKMSRDVMAEAAMRITQWGMSDRVDKFRGPR; encoded by the coding sequence ATGGAGATGCCGGCCGAACTCGGGCGCGTGCTCGTGATCATCCCGACCTACAACGAGCGGGACAACGTCGAGCGCATCACCGGCCGGGTCCGGGAGGCCGTCCCGTCGGTGGACGTCCTGATCGTCGACGACGCCAGCCCCGACGGCACCGGCGAGGTCGCCGACGCCATGGCCGCCGGCGACCCGAAGATCGCCGTGCTGCACCGGCAGGGCAAGGACGGCCTCGGTCCCGCCTACATCGCCGGGTTCCGGTGGGCCGCCGAACGCGGCTACGACGTCATGGTCGAGATGGACGCCGACGGGTCCCACCAGCCGGAGGAACTGCCCCGCCTGCTGTCCGCCCTCGAGGACGCCGACCTGGTCATCGGCGCCCGCTGGGTGCCCGGCGGCCGCGTCGAGAACTGGCCCAAGCGGCGCGAGGCGCTGTCGCGCGGCGCCAACACCTACGCCCGGCTCATGCTCGGCATCCCCCTGCACGACGCCACCGGCGGGTACCGGGCGTTCCGCGCCGCCACACTGCAGAAGATCGGGCTGGAGGAGGTCGACTCGCGCGGCTACTGCTTCCAGATCGACCTGGCGCTGCGCGCGCTCCGCGAGGGCCTGCGGGTCGTGGAGGTCCCGATCACCTTCGTCGAGCGGGTCCACGGCACCAGCAAGATGAGCCGCGACGTGATGGCCGAGGCCGCCATGCGGATCACCCAGTGGGGGATGAGCGACCGGGTGGACAAGTTCCGCGGCCCCCGCTGA